The Teredinibacter sp. KSP-S5-2 genome includes a window with the following:
- a CDS encoding DUF4124 domain-containing protein, with the protein MKKLIFKVVVMVAVMVGISNYMLYLITGKSPFSASNFKVPDVSSVSSEIKKANPMGNKETAYKWTDENGVVHYSSEPPPEQIAEKMEVNPDTNLVQGLRKEEEEVPGPQSAPAPGLNLPDGSIYNPENIKKLVDDAKEIQNMMNERNKQMENL; encoded by the coding sequence ATGAAGAAATTGATTTTCAAAGTCGTGGTCATGGTCGCCGTAATGGTCGGCATCTCAAACTACATGCTTTACCTTATAACAGGCAAATCTCCCTTTAGCGCCAGCAATTTCAAGGTTCCAGACGTTTCCTCTGTCAGCTCCGAAATCAAAAAAGCCAACCCCATGGGCAATAAAGAAACGGCGTATAAGTGGACAGATGAGAACGGCGTGGTTCACTATTCATCCGAACCCCCTCCCGAACAAATCGCGGAAAAGATGGAAGTCAACCCGGACACGAACTTGGTTCAAGGCTTACGGAAAGAAGAAGAGGAAGTTCCCGGCCCTCAATCCGCGCCAGCCCCAGGCTTAAATCTACCTGATGGCTCTATATACAACCCGGAAAACATCAAAAAGCTGGTAGACGACGCCAAAGAAATTCAGAACATGATGAACGAACGCAACAAACAAATGGAAAATCTCTGA
- a CDS encoding CinA family protein, which translates to MQNLEVNDYLKQLGELLRKKQMTVTTAESCTGGGIASAITSISGSSEWFHSGYVTYSNLAKQKMLGVPGELLEQYGAVSEPVVLSMLEGAIRASGSHIGVAVSGIAGPTGAVPGKPVGTVCFAWGSGDGKKATTELFTGDREAVRQQSVEYAIKRLIEYVGF; encoded by the coding sequence ATGCAAAATCTGGAAGTAAACGATTATTTGAAACAGTTGGGAGAGCTTTTGAGGAAAAAGCAAATGACTGTGACGACGGCTGAATCCTGTACCGGTGGTGGCATCGCGTCGGCGATAACGTCGATTTCCGGCAGTTCAGAGTGGTTTCATTCCGGGTATGTTACCTATAGCAATCTTGCTAAACAGAAAATGCTAGGGGTACCTGGCGAGCTGCTTGAGCAATATGGTGCGGTGAGCGAGCCTGTTGTACTTTCAATGCTAGAAGGGGCGATACGGGCGTCGGGGTCTCACATCGGCGTGGCGGTGAGCGGTATTGCTGGTCCTACCGGTGCAGTTCCCGGTAAACCTGTTGGAACAGTTTGTTTTGCCTGGGGGAGTGGAGATGGTAAAAAAGCAACTACAGAGCTTTTTACTGGTGATAGGGAGGCTGTACGGCAACAATCCGTAGAATACGCGATAAAAAGGCTAATTGAGTACGTTGGGTTTTGA